ATGTGATGTTGAaaggtgttgaaaggtcctctttggggGTCACCTGACTCAAGGTCAGGTAAGGCCTAATTCTTTTGTTCTCTGGAAGGTAAGCTGCTGCAAGATGTACAGTATCGACAACACATGTATGCTTGACTATGCCAAGCAAGCATGTGGGGCAGGGTTGTGAGCAATAGTTATCACTCAAcaggtgtacagtatatggacatCTTCAAGGTTACACAGTGACTTATCAGCATGACATTGCAGCAATATAGACAATAAAGAAATGTACTCTATAGCAGTACACTGAAAACCACTGTCTCACTCTAAATCATATCTTCAATTACAAAATaactttacataaatgaatagtacatgtgaatataagaaatatggtaatatatcttatttaagaaatatttttccttctacttaaaaaggacctttcacatcctaggGCACaaactcttcagtgtcagaagggtgtttctgacagtcagtcaggagcgcccttcctcacactagcgtctatagcgctgtactgtgagaaggggctttccttaccgtccagcgatgatgctgagtggtgaggaacactcccccagtactcgtctatggacacgtactatcagaaggggagggggtgtttctcaccgctctcacagtacagcgcgatagacgctgctgggaggaagggcattcctgactgactgtcagaaacacccttctgacaatgaagagctacggtatcggcaccgatggctcttcagcgggggcacagaacgggaaagccgataatgcgccctcccctctccatagacttttatatgTGGGCAGGGCATGGATTGTATGTAAACAAAGAGACTGATAATGATATAAGGAGGAGTAGAGAAGCctagtaagtggagaaggaaacagatttctctaataagatatattacaatgtttcttatgctcacatgtactattaatttatgataTTGGAAGTACAATGTATTGTTGCTATATgatacatgcagtattatacagtgtattacCAGGTATTGCTATAGTAATAAATCCTATCCTCATTGCAAAGATAAATAAAAGGAATAATACTGTCACGTGCAAAATAATCTGCAAGATTCTACATGTCATTATTAGCTGTGGAGTTAGAAGTGTAATTTCTTTCATCCAAAAGCACTACATTTAATATTAACAGTATAATTAACCATATATTCCAGGTTGCCAGGCAGAACAGTGTGTGTGGGTAGTGGTTCCACAGTGACATCAGTTTGCACCACATGTGGTGCCGTATAATCTGCAGACAatgaatagtaataataataatactaataataaactttatttttatttttgctgcatttttgcaaaatCAGAGGGAGCATATGTAACCAGAATCAGACATTACAGAGCAACAATCCAAACAACTGAAACAATAGGCATGAGGACCCTCATCACAAAATCTTGTACTTGTTTAGTACAATTGTCCAGCCGTCATTTATAACATGTATATTAACATGTTTATTAAAAATAACAGTAAGACAGTAGCTTTATTACAATTAATCTTGACCTGGACTGAAATCATTTGATTTGGCATGATCTTGAGCCAGTCATCCAGGAACCATTGCCAGAAGACTTTGTAGCTAGTTGCCACCTAGTGTGTGAGGGTGGAACTTCAGGTATCCCAAAAGACGAACAATTGCATCTTCACTTGGAGGCATAGGTGGTACTGGTCAGTTCATTGTAGCAGGAGCGAGCTTTAATCCAAACCTGGAAATATAGTCAAAGAAAGACACAGTCTGTTATAGACAGGCACATTAAGTCCTGGAACAACGGTCAGGTATTTCTGAGATCAGTTAGGATTGTTTCCCACCATGTTAAGGACCGTGTACATATGCCAGTGTATATGCTAGCAAAGTCTCCAATAGACTTAGTAGGACTAAGAGTGACCTGCAGCACTAACTATATTGAAAAACACAGTCAACTACATGTTTTATAACTGTATGCAAAACAGCCTATGATCTACAACATACCTAtaccccaggggcgtaactaccatggtagcagcggaggcagctgccgcagggcccgggatactaggCGGCCCAGTGACAGttgctactgctgcagatttttttttttttttaaataggccgttacctgctggagtaactccagcatgtaacaggccctatttactgcagcgtcGGGGgcttcctgaagatggagaggagctgcctcctccacagtccagcttttaacagtagtaaaggcagcaattgctgcctttacttctgcacccaagcaggggccgcctgctgtccagACCCCTGCCTCCcgacacttgcatagtgacagcgggcaggagaaacttctatctcctgcccgctgtccccaggtCCTGTGCCAGCATCTATAATAGTAGATTGAAGtacctgagacatgacgtcatcaaaggtcctttaatctactaacatagactcagtgtcttttgtgggcagagctacctggattgtacaggtcaggggggaatgggttataggctgtgaggaaaaggggtacatgggtgtgcaggctgtgtgtgagaaagtctgaaccccattccttcctttctcacatacagcctgcacacctatgtacccctcctactcacagtctGTACcctccattctgccctatgtgagcaagaggagggaatggttggtgtagactgtgtgtgagcaagaggggtacatgggcatacaggctgtgtgtgagcaaaaagggtgacctgggggtgcaggctgtgtgtgagaaagaagggggaatgggggtgcaggctgtgtgtgagaaagtctgaaccccattccttcctttctcacatacagcctgcacacctatgtacccctcgtACTCACAGTCTGTACcctccattctgccctatgtgagcaagaggagggaatggttggtgtagactgtgtgtgagcaagaggggtacatgggcatacaggctgtgtgtgagcaaaaagggtgacctgggggtgcaggctgtgtgtgagaaagaagggggaatgggggtgcaggctgtgtgtgagaaagtctgaaccccattccttcctttctcacatacagcctgcacacctatgtacccctcgtACTCACAGTCTGTACcctccattctgccctatgtgagcaagaggagggaatggttggtgtagactgtgtgtgagcaagaggggtacatgggcatacaggctgtgtgtgagcaaaaagggtgacctgggggtgcaggctgtgtgtgagaaagaagggggaatgggggtgtaggctgtgggtgagcaagagtgtggtggaatggggattcccctcctccagatcaccctcttgctcgcacacagcttgtacccccatttcccctcttgcttatacacaccctgctccccacgtcaccctcttattcacaaacagcctgcacgcccatgtacccctcttagaGGGGGCCCCATATCAAAAGCTCACcatagggccccgccattcctagataCACCACTGCTATACCCTATCCATATATACCTTATATCTATACCTTAATTGCATCCCTATACCTAAAAATTAACTCTGGTACACAAATTCACAGATCAAAAGCCAGACAAGGACAAGGAACAGAAGCACAATGGCAAAAAGCACAGCTCAAAGAGgtgcagaatatacagtagacagGAATTGGGAGCTGATAGGGCCACAATAGATAGACCATATAGATTTTGGAAGTAAACAGTATCTTAGACAGATTGGATTATAGAGATGAACACAAAGGCAACATCAATCCAGACTAACAGGTAAAATGATCCACAGGGCACAAGTTACATGGGTTCACCTTTATCTGATCTACAAATCAGGAGAAGCCAAACAACACATACagcacaaaaataaacaaataacaaCAACACTATACATAGCATTATTGTAATGGATACATTGGTCATTAGCCTTGCCTAGAGGAATAAAATATTACCATTTAGGAAGCATTGTGGACATGCGGAGGACAGTTCAGGAGCATGAATGTGCTGGGAAGAATAACTCAGTGACATGACTCCACAGCACAGACAACACACCCTAGTTACGTGGCACGGACAGAATGAACAATTAGGGGATGAAGACAAAGTAGGACAAAGCGGTGATCTTGAATGTCACACATAGGCAGACATTTAATAGCATTAAACAATTGAGTGTGACCATAACCTGATAAAAATAGTTGATCCTCTGGATAATTAACCTTGTCTTTCTTGGTTTCATGCCAGGTTTCTATGTGACAGCGTGCAGatgtgaagagaaaaaaaatcacatttcgcCCATGAGATGATATTCATGGATGCTACGACTTCTAAAAGTGTCCTTCAGCTCTGGATGAGTACAATTCCTATCTTTAGCAGGTTGTGTAAGTACTTGGTGTATGTCATTGATAGATTGCATTCAGTTCTGTGGCATCTAAAGAGTTACACTGTTCAACATGTGCAGCATTTAGGCAATATATTGGGAGAGGAGAATAAAGCGGAGGAAGTGATAGCGAAAAGGAATGATAGAGGGATTGATTTCACTACTAAGTGCTGGAATAAGGGCATGTAAGACATTTTAATGCATCTGCCAAAATAAGCTTCTGTATAATTCACATGGGGGTGATGATTTAACATCCATAATACCAAATGTAGAAATAAGGACAGTAAGCCTGCTCTGTGCACAGTTCTGATATCCTCACAGATGTGttaccttacctttcctcttgggttGAGATAATCTGATTTAGGGGCATGAGATGACCaacttagaaaaaaaacaaaattgcatTCTGTGGACATTCTTTGTATGTGCATATGAATAAAGCAGGGAATAAAAACTATATCCGTTCTATAATACCGCACCTACAGATGTGATCTGAGACTTGTCCATAATAAAAGGAAGCAATAACCAACTGTACTGCAGACGTGAAACTACTGAATCCAGCACATATCCTTTTCTAGGCCACCACTTGCAATACTAGGTGTGAATGGACTATAATGAAATGTAGGTAAGAGCTGACTGGATGCAGCAGACTGACATGTATCACTCACACCCATTCCCATGTTATTCTATGTGTCAGAGATGTCTGTGCTGCTTGCACTGATGAAACCATCCTCATGTgttatgtgttcttttctttgtagagcAGCCTTATTACATTATCAAAATAGCTGGCTGGATGCTTCAAAGAGATTGCTAAGCCATTTCACTACACATAAAAAGTAATACGCTGTAATCACCAAGACTGTAACCACACTGCCCTGATCATTAAAATAATGGATGTGTCTGAATTGAAACGCGTGCACAATCGGGATGCTTAGAACTTGCTCTGGTACACAATGTATTCAATCTTCTGATAACATATACCAAAGAGTGCTAAGTCTCTGCCTAGTGCAGATTAAACTGGGGCGAACAAGAGACCACATTTGATTTTCAAGCTACAAGTTCCCTAGAGGACTGGAGAACCAGATAGTACTTTAGATATGTGAAGTACATAGATCTACATGAGATAATCATCGAGAGAATTGTAGAAGTCGCAGCCAAACATTCTGCTGTGCTTATGTGTGCTGAGGTCCTGTTTGGAGAAAAATTCTCAATATCTCCATAGTATAATGAACATATGTTCTTGTAGCTGCATATTTGGCATATAGGATCATGTGTGTACAACAGGTGATGAGTGATCAATTCTGTCAGGGTTTATTCACATATCATAGTCATGTCATGGTTTTGGCTGTGAGTTTATTAGTCTGTGATAGATATATATCCTTACAAGTATGGTTGTTAACTTCAATCTTTGAAAcatataaagggattttctgagactATTGGATTGATGGGGTTCTGACTACCGCCAGTGCCACCAATCAGCAAAGAGTTTGTAGCAGGTTCCTGCATTtctctcccattcaagtgaatgatgtGCTATGTGTGCTACCAAGTGCAGCCACTATGGAATgtgtggcactgtgcttggtaatgaAGAAGCCACAGTTCTTGTCCTGGCATCATTCTGATAGGTGGGGATGCTGAAAGTCAAAACCCCACctatttaatattgatgacttgtcaCACTCTACAAAATGGGTATAAGAGTTGATCTGCCATAGCACAGTAAGGTCACTACACAGTTTATGGAGCTGTCTGCtattggctctgtacactgtgcagataTCAGTGGATCAGACAGTGTGTTAGGTGTTGGCCTAATATTTACTTTTGGACTTTAAAATTCTGATTAACCTCGTAAAGATGTTAATGTATGAAAAATGTCTCTATAAAATGCCCTTAGTGAGAATTGCTAAAAATATCCCAATACAATATAATCATTAATGATAAATGTGAAGCCTATGATTAGTGTTGTATGGGTCTGTAATATACATTAAAGGAAACACCAAACACTGGTACATGGAGTGACTACAAGTCTATACTCCAATCCATAGTAAAGAATCTATGCATATAACTGTGCAATAACCTTTTATTTCCAACTATGGAATGTTTTCGTAAGTATTGTAGAATTTAGAGCTCAGGCATATTGTTCAGCCAGAATAATGACTCATTATAAGAGAAACTACatgtacatacaaaatacaacatGCCATTATGTCATATGCCATCATGGAAAATAGGATtaggacaccccatacacatttgaTGATCAGCCACCCCCCTCCTCTTCCCAATTGATCCAATGTGTATGTCTAGCATCACTTTGGACTATCTTTAACATTATAACTCTGTCTCATAGTCTATATTTTTATATGACAAAGGAAACTGATACAATGTTAGTAATATGAACTCTAAACATAGACCATAATGTAAACCTTGTAAAGGAGCTGCTGATATGATATAAATAATGAAGAACATTTTTCTGGACTTCAGATACCCTGCTCCATTCAGCTTGGGCCTGCAGACAGCTATAATAACTACATTGTAGTGCACACAGTAAATACACATGACATACACTTCTAGATTTACACTCCTTTAGTAGGTCACTAGGAGCACAAGCACCAGTGACCTCTCTCCCCATAGGTTTAGTTGTAGCTCATAAAGTCCTGAAGTCTGAAGCTACATGGAAGTAATAACTGGTATAGCTCCCCTTAGAGGGGGTGGTGTGGGCATAATGAAATGTGTAGTCCACGTGCTCTGTTACAGTAGCCCGGGGCTAGAAAAAGCTGCTGATCCCCAGCACAGTGTATATGTCTTCATACATTGAAGAGGCAGATGGTTGAGTCCCTGAAGGTTCGTGCCAGCTTTAACCCCCCACTGTGTTTTTGTAAGCCTGGAACGAGACTGGTGTTGCTTCCCAGAGAGGCACAAAATGAAAATCCCCTAAATAGGCGGAACAGAGCATCAGGAGGGATCACTTACTAAATGCATTCTAATAGGAGAAGGCCATTGTAGGCCATTCAGCACATCTCATCGTTTAGCCAAAGAGTTATGGCACTGATAGGCCCTGAATAGAGCTGCAGAATGGATACATGTGGCGCCTGCTCATTATATTCATCTTAGTCCAATTCCTCTGTGGAAACTGTTCAACTTTGTTCCCCTGTGCCTGTCACACTGACATAATACAGACATTGGTGCCTCCAGTGGGATAGCCTGCCATGCCATTATCCTGGTGCAGCTAACGAGGGCTTCATAAGCCTTTGATACTGTCTGATCTCTGAAACCTTTCCAAAGCTTCTCAAGCCTCTGCTAAATCCTATTTGGAACATTTAATTCTTTCTTGGGTCTGCTAGTGTCCAGGGCTTATGAAAGCCACTGGGGCAGTGACATGCATACTAAAGCCCAGCACTGTCATCTGAAAAGCAAATTGCAGCTCTGATCACACGACTGAATCACTATGATCTGCACCGATCTCAATGCACTGATCCTTCAATCTCATTTGGGGCTTGTGCTATGATCATTATTAAGTGCCTGTAACTAGGCAGATCTGAAGTCAGGATATTGGTATACAACAAGGCACCTGGTCCTCAGTAGGGTGTCACATTCTCACATTTAACAAAGCACTCACTTTGCCCCTGTATCCTCCAGTGATCTCATGTGCATCcttgctatataaaaaaaaatggacaaacaaATGAAGTCTCTTGTTTCTCCTTTAAGGTTGTATAATAATAACCCCTTTGTTGCTAAACGACCCTCCAACTCTTGACACATCTATTCATTGCTGCTGTTTAAGCCAGTGAAATAGTTAAATCAGTGCTATGGGAAGAATTCAAGAGGATGGTGTCAGAGGGAGTTGTGTGATTGGCTGCTGGGTGCACTGATTTGCATGTCTGAGCTTATAAAACCCCCCCGAAGAGTGGTCAGAGCAGCTCAGAAGTACAGACTCCTAGCGCAGCCAGCCTGCCACTGACACCTTGCACATCAGACCCTTACCAATATTCATGCAGTCTTCATAGAGATCACATTGCATTGCTTCTCACCTGCTGCTGGTAATATTGACTGTAGAAAATGACTTTTAGAGAAAGGGGATGCTGCTGCAGGATTGTTCACTATTGCCTACTGTGCTTTTTTACCCTGGTATCAATTGGCACTTGCAAGACTATACGCTACAGGACTTATGAAGAAGACGACCCTGGCACAGTGATAGGGACCTTAGCTGAAGACTTGCATCTTAGCCTACATGAACAAGTAAGTTTCCGACTGATGAAACAGTTTAACAGCTCCCTGATCCGTGTCAGAGAGAGTGATGGGCAGCTGAGCATCGGAGAGAGAATAGATCGGGAGCAGATCTGCAAGCAATCCCTTACCTGTAACCTGGCATTGGACGTCATCTTATACCAAGAGCCAGTCAAGCTGATCCATGTGGAGGTGGAGGTGAAAGACATCAATGACAACAGCCCTCACTTCCCCAGTCCGGAGATACCTGTGGAGGTGTCAGAAAGCGCCTCTGTGGGCACCAGAATCCCCCTGGAGATAGCTGTGGATGACGATGTGGGCTCCAATTCTATCCAGAGCTTCCAAATCTCAGTCAACAGTCACTTCAGCATCGATGTACAGACCAGGGCAGATGGAGTTAAATATGCAGACTTGGTCCTGATGAAAGAACTGGACAGGGAAAGTCAGTCGGCATATACCCTGGAACTAGTGGCCATGGATGGAGGGAGCCCGTCCCGATCTGGCAGTGCGATGGTTAATGTCCGGGTCTTGGACTTTAATGATAATAGCCCTGTCTTTGAGAGAAATACTGTCACAGTGGAGTTGATGGAGGATGCTCCTGTAGGGTACCTGCTGCTGGACCTCAATGCAGACGACCCTGATGAAGGAGCTAATGGAGAGATAGTCTATGGCTTCAGCCCCCAGGTGTCCCCAGAGGTACGTCAGCTCTTTAAAATTGATCCCAAATCTGGTCGCCTTACGCTTGAAGGTCAGGTTGACTTTGAGACAAAGCAGACCTATGAGTTTGATGTGCAGGCTCAGGACTTGGGTCCTAACCCCTTAACTGCCACCTGTAAAGTAATAGTCCATGTCCTAGACGTGAATGACAATGCTCCAGCCATCACTAtcacccccctgacctctatcaGTGCAGGGGTCGCCTATATCACTGAGGCGGCCGCTAAGGACAGCTTTGTAGCGCTGATCAGCACCACGGACAGGGACTCTGGCGCTAATGGCCAGGTGCACTGCACTCTCTATGGACATGAGCACTTCAAGCTGCAGCAAGCCTATGAGGATAGCTTCATGATAGTCACCACCTCACCCCTAGACAGGGAGAAGATCGCAGAGTACAACCTGACCGTAGTGGCAGAGGACCTGGGCTCCCCACCATTTAAGACCATCAAGCAGTACACCATCAGAGTCAGCGATGAGAATGACAATGCTCCGGTGTTTGCTAAACCAGTTTATGAAGTGTCAGTCATGGAGAATAATGCCCCGGGAGCTTATATCACCACAGTAGTGGCCAGAGACCCTGATCTTGGGCACAATGGTAAAGTCATCTACAGACTGGCAGAATCAGAAGTGAATGGCGCCCCCATCTCCACCTATGTGTCTTTAGATCCTGCTACCGGGGCTATCTATGCCCTGAGGACCTTCAACTATGAGATCCTCAAGCAGCTAGACCTGAGGATACAAGCCAGTGATGGGGGGTCTCCACAGCTCACCAGCAGCTCCATCATCAAAGTCAAGATTGTGGACCAAAATGATAATGCCCCCGTTATTATTAACCCCGTGCTCTCCAATGGCTCGGCAGAAGTGGTGATCCCCGCCAGAGCTCCGCATGGCTTTCTTGTTACTCAGATTAAAGCCAAGGATGCAGATGAGGGGGTCAATGCAGAACTGTCCTTCAGCCTCTCAGAAGAGAGACCCAACCTATTCACTATCAATAAGGTGACAGGTGAGGTCTTCCTCACAGCAGACGTCAGCGATGACCTGGGACAGAGCTTCAAGACAGTGGTCACCGTCACAGATAATGGCAGACCCCCCCTGTCCTCTACAGCCACTGTCAGCTTCCTGGTGACAGCCGCCACCCCTCCGGGTAACCACGAAGTCATGCAGCCAAGTTCTTGGGAGGAGAAAGTTTCCCACTGGGACATTCCCCTGATTGTCATCATTGTCCTTGCCGGCAGCTGCACCCTGCTCCTAGCGGCCATCATCACCATTGCAACCACATGTAACAAGCGGAGGAAAGAGAATAAAGCCGGCAAGACCGAGAGGGACATCTCGGAGCTGGAGAAGGGGGAGCAGGACGACGAGGAGCTGATAGACAGCCAGAAGGGCAACCTGTTTGATGCCAGACCCTTCCCCAATGCCACCCCATTCACTGGCACAGAGGCGGCAGCCGTCACCCCGGAGGTGCCCAGCACTGAGGAGAACTTCAGCACCTGCCTGTACGACACCCAGAAGCGGCTGCGGACCGCCAACAATGAGGTAAGTCTGTCCGTGTGTGTGTGCAAGCCGCGACTGAGGGAGGGGGTGTACATAGCTCTAACCTGACTGTCTCCCCAGAACTACACCCCGGCCCCCGGATACGGCAAGGAAGCGGGACCCACAGTCACCGTGTGGAAGGGCCACTCATTCAATACCATATCCATCCGCGAAGCCGAGAAATTCAGCGGCAAGGACAGCGGCAAAGGGGACAGTGACTTCAATGACAGCGACTCGGACATCAGCGGCGATGCCCTCAAGAAGGACCTCATGAACCACATGCAGACTGGTGCGTTATACGTGCACAGAACTGATAGCTATGTCCGTGTCAGATACACCAACTCTATGACTTAGAaaacatctgtctatctatctatctatctatctatctatctatctatctatttatctatcatctatctatctatctatctatctatctcctatctatctatctatctatctatctatctatctatccattattctatctatctatttatctatctatctcctatctatctatctatctatctatctatccattattccatctatctctctatctatctatctatttatctatcatctatctatctatctatctatctatctatctatccattattctatctatctatttatctatctatctcctatctatctatctatctatccattattccatctatctatctatctatctatctatctatctatctatcatctctatgTCTGGGTCTAGCTCTCTACCTTTCATCCATCTAATTTCTAAGTTCTAAAGATATATCTATCCATcatattattctatctatctatctatctatctatctatctatccatctatcaatcatctatcatgTGTCTACCTAGCTATTTGTCTGTCTAGGTATCTACTCATCAATGTTAACCATCtccactatctatctcctatctatctatctatctatctatctatctatctatctcctatctatctatctatctatctatctatctatctcctatctatctatctatctatctatctatctatctatctatcatctatctatctatctatctatctatctcctatctatctatctatctatctatctatctatctgtctcctatctctctactatttatctatctatctatctacagtatcttctCTATGTCTGGGTCTAGCTCTCTAGATTTCATCCATCTCCTTTCAAAGTTCTAAGGAtatatctatttgtctatctatcaatTGATCCATCATTATTATCTCTATCTATCAGTCTGTCTGTCTAtacatctttctatctatctatctatctatctatctatcatctatcatgtgTCTACCTAGCTATTTGTCTATTGTATCTACTCATCTATGTTTATTGTAGATTttacgtatctatctatctatctatctatctatctatctatctatctatctatctatcttctatctgtctcCTAAGTATCTATttattaatctatctatccatcaatccATCATtattcattctatctatctatctatctacctatctttctatctatctctgcCTTTTAAGTCAACTTCCATCTATCCATCTTCTTATATCTTTCTTGTATCCATCTGTCATTGTCTTTATTTATTCCTCTCCTTCCTCCCTCTTTTCCTTCTTTccatctttcctttctttctttctctctctttttttctctGTGAATATCTTTCCATTTAATCTATTTTCTGCCTATTATTATCTATCGATATAATCTGTTGTTTATATATCAGATTTGTAGAAACCACCTCCTATGtaaatcacatatatatatatatatatatatatatatatatatatatatatatttcagaatatatatatactataaataaataattttgaaGTTGAGAGGCAAGGTCACTTGGAGGATCTTCCTGTAATCCTACCATTTCTGTATTTTTCTATTTTCCTATTCAGTCTGGAAATGTTCTGTAGAAATAGAATATATTTTGATGGTATAGGCCATATGCTATAGC
This sequence is a window from Leptodactylus fuscus isolate aLepFus1 chromosome 2, aLepFus1.hap2, whole genome shotgun sequence. Protein-coding genes within it:
- the LOC142195562 gene encoding protocadherin-8-like, with product MTFRERGCCCRIVHYCLLCFFTLVSIGTCKTIRYRTYEEDDPGTVIGTLAEDLHLSLHEQVSFRLMKQFNSSLIRVRESDGQLSIGERIDREQICKQSLTCNLALDVILYQEPVKLIHVEVEVKDINDNSPHFPSPEIPVEVSESASVGTRIPLEIAVDDDVGSNSIQSFQISVNSHFSIDVQTRADGVKYADLVLMKELDRESQSAYTLELVAMDGGSPSRSGSAMVNVRVLDFNDNSPVFERNTVTVELMEDAPVGYLLLDLNADDPDEGANGEIVYGFSPQVSPEVRQLFKIDPKSGRLTLEGQVDFETKQTYEFDVQAQDLGPNPLTATCKVIVHVLDVNDNAPAITITPLTSISAGVAYITEAAAKDSFVALISTTDRDSGANGQVHCTLYGHEHFKLQQAYEDSFMIVTTSPLDREKIAEYNLTVVAEDLGSPPFKTIKQYTIRVSDENDNAPVFAKPVYEVSVMENNAPGAYITTVVARDPDLGHNGKVIYRLAESEVNGAPISTYVSLDPATGAIYALRTFNYEILKQLDLRIQASDGGSPQLTSSSIIKVKIVDQNDNAPVIINPVLSNGSAEVVIPARAPHGFLVTQIKAKDADEGVNAELSFSLSEERPNLFTINKVTGEVFLTADVSDDLGQSFKTVVTVTDNGRPPLSSTATVSFLVTAATPPGNHEVMQPSSWEEKVSHWDIPLIVIIVLAGSCTLLLAAIITIATTCNKRRKENKAGKTERDISELEKGEQDDEELIDSQKGNLFDARPFPNATPFTGTEAAAVTPEVPSTEENFSTCLYDTQKRLRTANNENYTPAPGYGKEAGPTVTVWKGHSFNTISIREAEKFSGKDSGKGDSDFNDSDSDISGDALKKDLMNHMQTGLWACTTECKILGHSDRCWSPSCGRPPNVHSATLHTGPLSVSSFGKSTSLPRDPLHRDNYYQSSTAQAHLQKTGGLQCVYEKVPPKDYESRTITLISPPRSGRLPDLQEISMPLYKSPGTSRYVPSQDTTSEQDEL